One window of the Lactobacillus sp. PV034 genome contains the following:
- a CDS encoding PTS lactose/cellobiose transporter subunit IIA encodes MAKEQENNLTVIMQVMTQAGEAKNDAMHAIQAAKANDFRQALSYLDQANIELNKAHTTQSKLLTQIANGQHTKLDLYLIHAEDHLMGAITFIDLAKEFVDLYQKLANNY; translated from the coding sequence ATGGCAAAAGAACAAGAAAATAATTTAACAGTAATTATGCAAGTTATGACGCAAGCAGGCGAAGCTAAAAATGATGCTATGCATGCTATTCAAGCAGCTAAAGCTAATGATTTTAGGCAAGCTCTGTCCTACCTCGATCAAGCAAATATTGAGCTAAATAAGGCCCACACTACTCAAAGTAAACTTTTAACTCAAATAGCTAATGGCCAACACACTAAATTGGATCTTTATTTAATTCATGCAGAGGATCACCTCATGGGGGCCATTACTTTTATAGATTTAGCTAAAGAATTTGTCGACTTATATCAAAAATTAGCTAACAACTACTAA
- the greA gene encoding transcription elongation factor GreA: MVYFQKMTPEGYREIEEEIKRLKKDRPRRIKILQEARSMGDLSENSEYTTAKQELGHLQSRLRYLDKQLKYAEIIEQKNDGTIDLGSKVKLKFEDDDEAETYKIVGRMEADLTKNKVSFDSPLGQALMKQTAGKTVTVEAPAGSYQVEIIGVR; encoded by the coding sequence ATGGTGTATTTTCAAAAAATGACCCCAGAGGGTTACCGTGAAATTGAAGAAGAAATTAAGCGTTTAAAAAAAGACCGTCCACGTAGAATCAAGATTTTGCAAGAAGCTAGAAGCATGGGGGATTTATCCGAAAATTCAGAATATACGACCGCTAAGCAAGAATTAGGGCACCTGCAAAGTCGCTTACGTTATTTGGATAAGCAATTAAAATATGCCGAAATTATTGAACAAAAAAATGATGGAACAATTGATTTGGGTTCAAAAGTTAAATTAAAGTTTGAAGACGATGATGAAGCAGAAACTTATAAGATAGTAGGACGCATGGAAGCAGATCTAACTAAAAATAAAGTTTCATTTGATTCACCCTTAGGCCAAGCACTTATGAAACAAACAGCAGGGAAAACTGTTACTGTTGAAGCGCCGGCAGGCAGTTATCAAGTTGAAATTATTGGGGTACGTTAG
- a CDS encoding HD domain-containing protein — protein sequence MINLERIKAFTKKTLQDERTGHDYYHGQRVAHLAEKMYLNDNPQAHKSSRLVAIINAAGYLHDTIDEKISAEPKIIIEEIKELLAQSGFEDLEVKDILFTIQHISFSANIEYRHQLPLSGKYVQDADRLESLGAIGIARAFTYGGKHGNLIYDPQIKPVTLTDHDQYRNHEKTTINHFYEKLFNLEKLMNTSAGELEARRRTEYMRDFIKEFMNEWEV from the coding sequence ATGATTAATCTAGAAAGAATAAAAGCTTTTACTAAAAAGACACTGCAAGATGAGCGAACTGGGCATGATTATTATCATGGTCAAAGAGTAGCGCATTTAGCTGAAAAAATGTACTTAAATGATAATCCACAAGCGCATAAAAGTAGTCGCCTAGTTGCTATTATTAATGCGGCTGGTTATTTACATGACACAATTGATGAAAAAATAAGTGCTGAACCGAAAATAATTATTGAGGAGATTAAAGAACTTTTAGCTCAAAGTGGCTTTGAAGATTTAGAAGTTAAAGATATTTTATTTACAATTCAGCATATCTCTTTTTCTGCAAATATTGAGTATCGTCATCAGTTACCATTATCTGGAAAATATGTCCAAGATGCTGATAGGCTAGAAAGCCTCGGAGCGATCGGTATCGCTCGGGCTTTTACCTATGGTGGTAAGCATGGTAATTTGATTTATGATCCGCAAATTAAACCAGTAACTTTAACTGATCACGATCAGTATCGTAATCATGAGAAAACAACAATTAATCATTTTTATGAAAAATTGTTTAATTTAGAAAAACTGATGAATACTTCTGCTGGTGAACTTGAAGCAAGACGCAGAACTGAATATATGCGTGATTTTATCAAAGAATTTATGAATGAGTGGGAAGTTTAA
- the tyrS gene encoding tyrosine--tRNA ligase — MAKFDILEDLEWRGAINQETDAEGLRDYLKDHDDLALYCGTDPTGDSLHIGHLIPFMILKRFQMAGYHPVILIGGGTGAIGDPSGRKTERVLQTAEQVKKNEEKLTAQMKKLFGTENFEIVNNADWLGKLNLIDFLRDYGKFFQINNMLNKDVVASRLENGISFTEFTYQILQAIDFFHLNKDHGVQLQIGGSDQWGNITAGIDLIHKLEGQDRKAFGLTIPLMLKADGTKFGKSAGGAVWLDPEKTSPYEFYQFWLNQDDRDVIKYLKYFTFLSREEIEDLAEKVEKEPWKREAQRRLAEEVTKFVHGQEGLDEAQFITQALFKGNVKDLTVDQIEQGFKNAPSVEATRDAKNIVEFLVETKIEPSKRQAREDVSNGAIYVNGERQKDTDFIVEPDSAFDGKFVIIRKGKKKYTLVRIKR; from the coding sequence ATGGCAAAATTTGATATTTTGGAAGACCTAGAGTGGCGAGGTGCCATTAACCAAGAAACTGATGCCGAAGGTTTACGTGATTACTTAAAGGATCATGATGATTTGGCCCTTTACTGTGGTACTGATCCAACTGGAGATTCACTTCATATTGGTCACTTAATTCCATTTATGATTTTGAAGAGATTTCAAATGGCAGGTTATCACCCAGTAATTTTAATTGGTGGGGGAACTGGTGCAATTGGTGATCCATCTGGTCGAAAGACAGAACGAGTATTACAAACTGCAGAACAAGTTAAGAAGAATGAAGAAAAACTTACTGCTCAAATGAAGAAGTTATTCGGTACCGAAAACTTTGAAATTGTTAATAATGCTGACTGGCTTGGAAAATTAAACTTAATTGATTTCTTACGTGATTACGGTAAATTTTTCCAAATTAACAATATGCTTAACAAAGATGTTGTTGCTTCACGTTTAGAGAATGGTATTTCATTTACTGAGTTTACCTACCAAATTTTGCAAGCAATTGACTTTTTCCATTTAAATAAAGATCACGGTGTGCAATTACAAATCGGTGGTAGTGATCAATGGGGGAATATCACTGCTGGAATCGATTTAATCCACAAACTTGAAGGTCAAGATCGTAAAGCATTTGGTTTAACTATTCCATTAATGTTAAAAGCAGATGGTACAAAATTTGGTAAATCAGCAGGTGGAGCAGTTTGGCTTGATCCAGAAAAGACCAGTCCTTATGAATTCTACCAGTTCTGGTTAAATCAAGATGACCGTGATGTGATTAAATACCTGAAGTACTTCACTTTCTTATCACGTGAAGAAATTGAAGACTTAGCTGAAAAAGTTGAAAAAGAACCTTGGAAGCGTGAAGCACAACGTCGTTTAGCTGAAGAAGTTACTAAGTTTGTTCATGGTCAAGAAGGCTTAGATGAAGCTCAATTCATCACCCAAGCATTATTTAAGGGAAATGTAAAAGATTTGACTGTTGATCAAATTGAACAAGGCTTTAAGAATGCACCAAGTGTGGAAGCAACTAGGGATGCAAAAAATATTGTTGAATTTTTAGTTGAAACTAAAATTGAACCATCAAAACGTCAAGCCAGAGAAGATGTTTCAAATGGTGCTATCTATGTTAACGGTGAGCGTCAAAAGGATACTGACTTTATTGTTGAACCAGATAGTGCCTTTGATGGTAAATTTGTAATTATCCGTAAGGGTAAAAAGAAATATACTTTAGTTAGAATTAAACGCTAA
- a CDS encoding C1 family peptidase, whose translation MSHELSFQELEEFRNDFHNARNEVVARAAMRNGLLEASFNPEVVGRLTDTFSVEVETDNVTNQKQSGRCWLFATLNTLRHDFGKKYHAKNFTLSQAYNFFWDKIERANIFYDAIIASADKPLSDRSVQAYLDFAGADGGQWAMAASLVKKYGVVPSYAMPESFNTDHTSALRDALARKERKDALVLRKLVNAGKTEEVEKKRKEFLSEVYRMTAIAVGEPPKKFDLEYRDDNKKLHLDKDLTPSEFFNKYWDVNFDDYICLTNAPDHEYNKLYSLPFEDNVNGGIPITFLNEPMEYLRNAAIKQLKDGEGVWFGNDVLKEMDRKTGYLDTELYKTDDLFEVDTQMTKAERLATGEGSVSHAMTLVGVDEDNGEIRKWKVENSWGDKSGRKGYFTMSNDWFNEFVYEVVVRKEFLTPDQRKLAESTPTELAPWDSLA comes from the coding sequence ATGTCTCACGAATTATCCTTCCAGGAATTAGAAGAATTCCGTAATGATTTTCATAATGCTAGAAATGAAGTTGTTGCCCGCGCTGCGATGCGTAACGGTCTATTAGAGGCTTCATTCAATCCCGAAGTTGTTGGGCGTTTAACTGATACCTTCTCAGTTGAAGTTGAAACCGATAATGTTACTAACCAAAAACAATCCGGTCGTTGCTGGTTATTTGCAACCTTAAATACCTTACGTCATGATTTTGGTAAAAAATATCATGCCAAAAACTTTACCTTATCCCAAGCCTATAACTTCTTCTGGGATAAAATTGAACGAGCAAATATTTTTTACGATGCAATAATTGCTTCAGCAGATAAACCTTTATCTGATCGAAGTGTACAAGCTTATCTAGATTTTGCCGGTGCCGACGGCGGTCAATGGGCAATGGCTGCTTCTTTAGTTAAAAAATATGGTGTTGTGCCATCTTATGCCATGCCAGAAAGTTTTAACACTGACCATACTTCTGCTTTACGTGATGCGCTAGCTCGCAAGGAAAGAAAAGATGCTTTAGTTTTACGTAAACTGGTAAACGCTGGTAAAACTGAAGAAGTAGAAAAAAAGCGTAAAGAATTCTTGAGTGAAGTCTATCGCATGACTGCAATTGCTGTCGGTGAACCACCAAAGAAATTTGATCTTGAATATCGCGATGACAATAAAAAGTTACACTTAGATAAAGACCTGACCCCAAGTGAATTTTTCAATAAATACTGGGATGTCAACTTTGATGACTATATCTGTCTCACTAATGCTCCCGACCATGAATACAATAAGTTATACTCTCTACCATTTGAAGATAATGTTAATGGTGGCATCCCTATTACCTTCTTAAACGAACCAATGGAATACTTACGTAACGCTGCTATTAAGCAATTAAAAGATGGTGAAGGCGTTTGGTTCGGTAATGATGTTTTGAAGGAAATGGACCGCAAAACTGGCTATTTAGATACTGAACTTTACAAGACAGACGATCTCTTTGAAGTTGATACTCAAATGACTAAAGCAGAACGTTTAGCTACAGGTGAAGGTAGTGTTAGTCACGCCATGACTTTAGTCGGTGTAGACGAAGATAATGGTGAAATCCGTAAATGGAAAGTTGAAAATTCTTGGGGCGATAAATCTGGCCGTAAAGGTTACTTTACCATGAGCAATGATTGGTTTAACGAATTTGTCTATGAAGTAGTTGTCAGAAAAGAATTCTTAACTCCAGACCAAAGAAAATTAGCTGAATCTACTCCAACTGAACTTGCACCTTGGGATTCTTTGGCCTAA